In Lathamus discolor isolate bLatDis1 chromosome 1, bLatDis1.hap1, whole genome shotgun sequence, the following are encoded in one genomic region:
- the BBS10 gene encoding Bardet-Biedl syndrome 10 protein encodes MARLRERRRLAQEAAALAGAVSGALGPRGGRALLVRATGAAALTRDGRRLLEALSLEPPTARAMVACACGCRAATGDGAKTFVILLAAVLRGLCAAGGGLRRALRAFEARVLERAMALGVRRHLLTALPGRQEEAEALLEAYLAGRLGPGERRRLARLCSEYYCRCAPAAAARPQALRLLGRRFAELHAAVAGLPVASSRVLPGLVLRRDFATYCPAGGELRAVLVTEPLPPALSAPGVEFVVGSESQYQASLQWIARRTEALMKHLHDNNIKLLLSSVKQEEVVIYYAKLYGISVVECLSSEEMALICEITGVSPCARFGDAVHGEITETAVATFCQPLLLGSKRCAHIGFTSACAFQPHCLILCGPVDSVNEQHAAALQEAFIMLQHLFKTVEQREEYKAEGESQSEASGVCSWHFSATQMQLAIENNYCNSTQVSEGQSEAHRDEAETQIVGSDSQIRDNPVRVQTDLQIPSNPILHIKEFSGATEGDGSSRGVQKPHAKCEHLGAMHENYESDSLVDSQKHQSTAVLACNANAGTACESLDVGKDLEETNCNIVPLKHGESCASTAQNHSGSLIKAGSVLPVGGYFEVLLHYYIQYYAKQFQQSEVAVVSNIVADALLSIPKSLYGTTGQNSFNKFYLGAINALKKNEPLPMNGKGLESVYCKYHLVISVLHCVTELLSIDLIIGVKRPLQKAEDYDSENDF; translated from the exons ATGGCGCGGCTGCGGGAGCGCCGGCGGCTGGCGCaggaggcggcggcgctggCGGGCGCTGTGAGCGGCGCCCTGgggccgcggggcgggcgggcgctgCTGGTGCGGGCCACCGGGGCGGCGGCGCTCACGCGGGACGGGCGGCGCCTGCTCGAGGCGCTCAGCCTGGAGCCGCCCACGGCCAG GGCGATGGTGGCGTGCGCCTGCGGCTGCCGCGCCGCGACGGGGGACGGCGCTAAGACGTTCGTTATACTGCTGGCCGCCGTGCTGCGGGGCCTCTGTGCGGCGGGCGGCGGCCTGCGGCGGGCGCTGCGGGCCTTCGAGGCGCGGGTGCTGGAGCGGGCCATGGCGCTGGGCGTGCGGCGGCACCTCCTGACGGCGCTGCCCGGGCGGCAGGAGGAGGCGGAGGCGCTGCTGGAGGCCTATCTGGCCGGGCGGCTGGGGCCGGGCGAGCGGCGGCGCCTGGCGCGGCTTTGCTCCGAGTACTACTGCCGCTGcgccccggccgccgccgcccgcccgcagGCGCTGCGCCTCCTCGGCCGTCGGTTCGCGGAGCTGCACGCCGCCGTGGCCGGCCTCCCCGTGGCGAGCTCCAGGGTCCTGCCCGGGCTCGTACTCCGCAGGGACTTCGCGACCTACTGCCCGGCAGGGGGGGAGCTGCGGGCCGTGCTCGTCACCGAGCCCCTCCCACCCGCGCTCTCGGCCCCCGGCGTTGAGTTCGTTGTCGGCTCCGAGAGTCAGTATCAGGCTTCCCTGCAGTGGATCGCAAGGAGGACGGAAGCCTTAATGAAACACCTGCACGACAACAACATCAAGCTGTTACTGTCGAGCGTGAAGCAGGAGGAAGTAGTTATTTACTATGCTAAATTATACGGTATATCTGTGGTAGAGTGCTTATCATCGGAAGAAATGGCCCTTATTTGTGAAATTACAGGAGTATCGCCTTGTGCACGTTTCGGTGATGCCGTGCACGGAGAAATCACGGAAACCGCAGTGGCAACGTTttgccagcccctgctgctcGGCTCAAAGAGATGCGCTCACATTGGCTTTACCAGTGCGTGCGCCTTTCAGCCCCATTGCCTCATTCTTTGTGGGCCAGTCGATAGTGTTAATGAGCAACACGCTGCAGCTTTACAAGAGGCCTTTATAATGCTGCAGCATCTATTTAAAACAGTTGAACAGAGGGAGGAATACAAAGCAGAAGGTGAAAGCCAGAGTGAAGCCTCAGGTGTTTGCAGTTGGCATTTTTCAGCTACTCAGATGCAACTTGcaatagaaaataattattgTAACAGTACTCAGGTTTCTGAAGGTCAGTCAGAAGCACATAGGGATGAAGCAGAGACACAGATTGTAGGCTCAGATTCACAGATACGTGATAATCCAGTACGTGTGCAAACAGACTTGCAAATACCCTCAAATCCCATCTTGCACATCAAGGAATTCAGTGGTGCCACTGAAGGAGATGGGTCTTCACGAGGTGTACAGAAACCACATGCTAAATGTGAGCATTTGGGTGCCATGCACGAGAACTATGAAAGTGATTCACTTGTGGACAGTCAGAAGCACCAGAGCACTGCTGTGTTGGCATGTAATGCTAATGCAGGCACTGCATGTGAAAGCCTAGACGTTGGCAAAGACCTAGAGGAAACCAACTGCAATATAGTCCCATTAAAACATGGAGAGAGTTGTGCAAGTACTGCACAGAATCATTCTGGCTCCCTCATAAAAGCAGGATCAGTTTTGCCAGTGGGAGGTTACTTTGAAGTCCTGTTACATTATTATATTCAGTACTATGCTAAACAGTTTCAGCAGTCAGAGGTAGCTGTTGTGTCTAATATAGTTGCTGATGCTCTGCTAAGTATCCCCAAGTCCTTGTACGGGACAACAGGACAAAACAGCTTTAACAAATTCTATCTTGGAGCCATAAATGCACTCAAAAAAAATGAGCCACTGCCTATGAATGGGAAAGGCTTAGAATCAGTGTACTGCAAATACCACTTAGTCATCTCAGTTCTTCATTGTGTTACAGAGCTGCTATCCATAGATTTAATAATTGGTGTTAAGCGGCCACTGCAAAAAGCTGAGGATTATGACTCAGAGAATGACTTCTGA